The nucleotide sequence TCATTAGTTTCTTAAAGTCGCGTTATTGGCAACAACCGCTTTTTTCCTCGTCACGCATTACTTTTCGCACTTTCTCGACCAGCTCTTTAGAAATCTCTGTCAGGTTGTGTACATTTTTTGCATGTTCTGCTACCTTCTGTAGAACCTCTTCTTCTGTTTCAGCACGGACTACACCATCGCAGTCCATACCAACGTCTCTACAATATACAACTTTCGTCATTTTTAACCTCCTAAAATAGTTTAAATAGTTTAATATAACTAAAATAATTATAATTTACTTAAGATATTCTGTCAAATGTTTGTTAGATTTTTATACATACTTTAGAATAATATTTTCTATTTAAAAAATGAGAACAGTTTTGATCCCACTACTTTTATAATTTTATTGCGTATTTAGTGTGCGATTCATTTTTAAAAATATCTTATAAGTTGTCTTATAATATGAGTTAAATAATTCAATCCTAAACCTAATTCTGACCACCTTTTTAATGGATTACACTAAATCATAATCAAATGATAAAATTAGTAAAACAAGACTTCTTAGTAATTGATATTAATTCATATTGATATCTTCTTATATAATATATATAAATAAATTAGGTTTTACTGTTCATGAATTGTTTGTGAATTTTATTCACAGGTTACTGTCAATGAACTTATTTGCTAATTCAATTAGAAATTAATATTTCAAATTCAGATAATTGGGAGGATTGATGGAGAAAAATGTAAAGGTTATTTTATGGGGACTTGGAAATATGGGATCAATAATAGCCAAGGAATTGTTTAAAAAAGAGGGAGTAGAAATAGTTGGTGCCATAGCCCGAAGAAAGGAGAAAGAGGGTAAGGATTTAGGTAGATTATTAAATTTTGATAAAGAATTGGGTATCCGGGTTACTAATGACGCAAAATCTCTATTTGAAACTACCAAAGCTGATATTTTACTTCATTGTACTACTTCATTTGTTGAACAGGTTTATCATCAGATTAAACTTGCCTTAGAAAAGAGAATAAATGTTATCACAATTGCAGAAGAGATGTATAATCCATGGATAAAAAATCAAGAGTTAGCTGAAAAAATTGATAATTTAGCAAAAATAAATAATGTAACTGTTTTAGGAACTGGTATTAATCCTGGTTTTGTATTGGATACGTTAATCCTTGCATTAACTGGAGTATGTTTAGAGGTTAATGAAATTAGAGCTTCAAGAATAAATGATCTATCTCCATATGGTCCAACTGTGATGAAAACCCAGGGGGTAGGAATAACTGTTGGTGAATTTGAAAAAGGAATTACTGACGGTACAATTGTTGGTCATATTGGTTTTTTGGAATCTGTAAGCACAATTGCAAAATATTTAGGGTGGAAACTTGATGAGATAAAGCAGACAAGAGAGCCTATAATATCAAATGTTTTAAGAAAAACTTCGCATGTTTTAGTAAAACCTGGTATGGTAGCGGGTTGCAATCACAAAGCTTATGGAATAAAAAATGGTAAAGCATTTATAACTTTGGAACATCCCCAACAGATCCTGCCTGAATTAGAAGGTATAGAAACGGGAGATTACATAAAAATAAAGGGTAAACCTGAAATTAATTTATCTATCAAACCAGAAATACGAGGGGGAGTGGGAACTGTAGCAATTGCAGTAAACATGATTCCACACGTAATAAATTCAACCCCAGGATTAAAAAGTATGATGGATATGCCTTTCTGTCACGCCATTTTGTCAGACTATAGAGAATGGTGTCAGGTCTTGACATAGGACATATTATTCAGATTAATTGTATATAAAATATATAAAAATTAAAAATATAATAAGAATTTGATTAATAATAAATAAGATATTTCAAACTTAAAAATTTCATACTTAAAATAATATATATGAACTTATATTTTAATTTTTAAATGTAGATTATAAAGAGATATTTAGAATGTAAGTATAGGAAAGGAGAAAAATAATGTCATATGCAAAAAAGGGAGATTGGGTTCAAATAAGCAGAATCATTCTTCCTCCGGGAAAGAGAGCTCCACAAGTTCCTGAGGAAACTCAAAGAGTTCCTCTAAAAGAAATGGTAAAAGGGTTTCTATTAAATGATGCAGAAAAGGGTGATAAGGTAAGAATAAGAACTGTTATAGGAAGGGAAATAGTAGGGAAGTTAAAAACAAAAAATCCTGTATATCAGCATAATTTTGGAGAACCTGTTCCTGGACTGTTATCTATTGGTAAGGATCTGTGGAAGATTATAGGAAGAAGTAGGAAAGAGGAAAAAAATGGATAAAAAAGCAACTGATTATAATTCTGTGATGAGTAGGAAGAGCAAGATTATAAAAGCAGCACTTGGTTTAGATTATGACCAATTTGAACTTCCTGGAATTGGCTTTGATTATGAAAGTATGATGGAAAAAGCAGGATACTCTTTAGAAGAGGTAATTAAGATACAAAAACAGACAAATGTTGGTAATACACCACTGATTGAAGTAAAAAATATTAATCTTTTAGTTAAGAAACTTTCAAAACCTGGATATGGAGCTAAAATTTTAGTTAAGGATGAAGCTGCAAATCCCTCAGGAAGTTTCAAGGATAGAAGAGCCTCAGTGTCTGTTTATCATGCTAAAAAATTAGGTTATGAGGGGGTAATAGCTGCTACAAGTGGTAATTATGGAGCAGCTGTTGCATCACAAGCAAATAAGAGGGGATTAAAATGTATAATAGTTCAGGAGACTTATGACTCAAGAGGATTTGGTCAGCCAGAGATAGTTGAAAAGGGAAGAGCTTGTGAGTCATATGGAGCAGAGGTTCATCAATTAACTGTTGGTCCAGAATTATTCTATGTTTTTCTTCTCCTTCTTGAAGAAACTGGATATTTCAATGCTTCACTTTACACTCCTTTTGGAGTTGCAGGGATAGAAACCTTGGGATATGAAGTGGCAATGGATGTAAAAGCTAAATATGGAAAATTTCCTGAAGCTGTTATTGTAACCCATGCTGGTGGTGGTAATGTTACTGGAACAGCAAGGGGACTTTTAAAAGCAGGTGCAGAAAGTACTGAAGTAATAGCTGCAAGTGTTGATTTAACAGGACTTCATATGGCTAGCGATTTAGACTTTAATAGGAAGTCATTTACAACTGGACATACAGGATTTGGGTTTCCCTTCGCTACATGGCCTGATAGGGCTGATGTTCCACGAAATGCAGCAAGAGCTTTAAGATATATGGACAGATATGTTACTGTAACTCAGGGAGAAGTTTTTTATGTTACAGAAATGTTAGCTCAACTTGAAGGTATAGAGAGAGGACCTGCTGGAAACTGTTCACTTGCTGCAGCAGTTTCTATTGCCAAAGAGATGCTAGATGATAATATAATTGTGGTTCAAGAAACTGAATATACTGGTGCTGGTAAACATCCTACTGCTCAGCTTACATTTGCTAAAAAACAAGGTATAGAAATATACAGAGGTGATCCAAAAGAAAATATACCTGGTAGAAAGATAGTTATTCCAGAACAATCAAATCAGATAAAAGCTAAAGAAGTAAATTTAGATAGAATAAGAAAATCTTATTTAAAAAATACATTAGAAAAAAATAACATTAAACCAAAAGATCTTACCGAGCAAGATTTAAACTTCTTAGCAGAAGAAACCAA is from Actinomycetota bacterium and encodes:
- a CDS encoding 2-amino-4-ketopentanoate thiolase, with the translated sequence MSYAKKGDWVQISRIILPPGKRAPQVPEETQRVPLKEMVKGFLLNDAEKGDKVRIRTVIGREIVGKLKTKNPVYQHNFGEPVPGLLSIGKDLWKIIGRSRKEEKNG
- a CDS encoding NADP-binding protein → MEKNVKVILWGLGNMGSIIAKELFKKEGVEIVGAIARRKEKEGKDLGRLLNFDKELGIRVTNDAKSLFETTKADILLHCTTSFVEQVYHQIKLALEKRINVITIAEEMYNPWIKNQELAEKIDNLAKINNVTVLGTGINPGFVLDTLILALTGVCLEVNEIRASRINDLSPYGPTVMKTQGVGITVGEFEKGITDGTIVGHIGFLESVSTIAKYLGWKLDEIKQTREPIISNVLRKTSHVLVKPGMVAGCNHKAYGIKNGKAFITLEHPQQILPELEGIETGDYIKIKGKPEINLSIKPEIRGGVGTVAIAVNMIPHVINSTPGLKSMMDMPFCHAILSDYREWCQVLT
- a CDS encoding DUF1059 domain-containing protein produces the protein MTKVVYCRDVGMDCDGVVRAETEEEVLQKVAEHAKNVHNLTEISKELVEKVRKVMRDEEKSGCCQ
- a CDS encoding PLP-dependent lyase/thiolase, whose product is MSRKSKIIKAALGLDYDQFELPGIGFDYESMMEKAGYSLEEVIKIQKQTNVGNTPLIEVKNINLLVKKLSKPGYGAKILVKDEAANPSGSFKDRRASVSVYHAKKLGYEGVIAATSGNYGAAVASQANKRGLKCIIVQETYDSRGFGQPEIVEKGRACESYGAEVHQLTVGPELFYVFLLLLEETGYFNASLYTPFGVAGIETLGYEVAMDVKAKYGKFPEAVIVTHAGGGNVTGTARGLLKAGAESTEVIAASVDLTGLHMASDLDFNRKSFTTGHTGFGFPFATWPDRADVPRNAARALRYMDRYVTVTQGEVFYVTEMLAQLEGIERGPAGNCSLAAAVSIAKEMLDDNIIVVQETEYTGAGKHPTAQLTFAKKQGIEIYRGDPKENIPGRKIVIPEQSNQIKAKEVNLDRIRKSYLKNTLEKNNIKPKDLTEQDLNFLAEETNTNAGYIKELLKELK